The Deferribacterota bacterium DNA window AACTAAATCTAATAAAAAGGAACTATTATCACTTCTCATAGACAAATCATAAAAGGCCTTTGCTGTGTCAAATTTATAAGGCTTTATTGTTTCATAATAACTACCAACGCCGGGCAGCACACCTACACTTTCTGCAAAATCTAGTGTTATAGTCAAAGTGCTATCTTCCTTTTTATATGTGTAATCAGCACCACTTTTAAGTAAAATCTCTATATCAACTTGAGACTTAGATGGGTATACTGCAACACCTTCAATTTTTTCATCACTATATGAATATTCTAATACAGAAGGGTCAACATCAACCATAGGCATATTTATCCTTAATTTATAGGGGTTTTTAGCATAACTAATATTATAGTCAACGCCCTCGCTTCCCTTTATAGTTACCATATATTCAGAGTCTTTGACCTTGGCAATACTAAAATATGAAATATGTTTGTCTGGCCTTTTCAATGTATCATATTTTGCGCAACTAAATATCATAAATAGCATAATAAAAATTATAATATTTTTTTTATAAGTGATCATGATTCCTCCTCTTTCTTCAACCTTAACTCTTTAACAGAGGTATGATATTCACCAAATATATCCTTCCTAGTCTCTCTAACTAATATAGCATTTTGTGTTATCTCAATAATCTCGCCATCTGCATTACCCATTTTATCACCAATTTTTACAAAAAATATTTGATTAGAGACATTTACCACACCTATCTTTCCAACTGAGGCATCCAAAACCCCTACAAGTTTTATTTGATCCAAAGGAACTGCCAAAGGGTTATCTCCTTTTCTTTCGTTTAGACTAGCCAAATATTCATCAATTGAAGATGAAAAAGGATTCTTAGCAACTTTAAACGTCAAAGGCTCTCTACCAATAGAGAATGTCTCTACTATTTCTTCTTCTATCTTTTTATATCTATCATAATCTGGTTGTTGGGGGTTTTTTATCTCAGGCATCTCTGGCCTTTGCTTTAGATTTATTAGTTTGTTATCACAAGATAATATTAAAAATAAGAATAATAGTATGATATATCTCATTTTAATTTCTCTAAATTATATTTATAAGCGCTAAAACTACCTTTAACCTGTAGCGTAGGGTTTACTGCCTCTTTCCTAGTTGAAGTGTTTATCAAAAAACTTTCACTGTGTACAATGTTTTTCAAGCTATTTAGTCCATAAAAAAATTTAACAATGCTATCAAAATCACCATACAATATTAAATCAAATACAAACTTTGAAGTAAAGTCATTAACCTTTTCTAATCCTTTATTTTTTGTCTCAAACACATCTATCTTAACATTGTTTCTACTTGCAAGGTTAAGAAGCTCGTCATATAAAATATTAGGCTCTCCCATTTCTTCGTATAAATATTTATTTAACTTGCCAACCAAATTCTTTGCTAATTTAAGCTCTTTTATAGATGCATTATATTTATCTATTGTAGTAGAGGGTATTATATTTATTATTTGATTATACAATTGTTCATACCTTTTTTGTTTTTCTAATATTCTATCTGCTTTAGGTGAATAGAAAATAAAATAATATATTAATATTATAAAAAATAATATGGCTGCATATATAGCTAGTCTAAATCCTATTGGTAAATCTCTCATGACTCTATACTATCCCTATTTATCTGGACAAACAATTTAAAGGTGCTGATTTCATAACTCTTCTCAGTATCTGAGGCTACCTCAGTAAGCTGTATCCTAGAAAATAGATCAGTAGCAGAAAGATTTCTGACAAATAGGTTTACAGAGGTGCTCCTTAAGGCGTTAACCTCAATAACTATATTGTTCTTTGTGTTATCAAACCTAAAACTCTTTACCCAGCAGTCATCAGGAATTGATTTCTCAATCTCAATCATAAACCTATAATATAATGAGACCAATTTTTTACTTTCTAATACACTATTAACCTTATTTATTACATCATCTATAT harbors:
- a CDS encoding pilus assembly protein PilP translates to MRYIILLFLFLILSCDNKLINLKQRPEMPEIKNPQQPDYDRYKKIEEEIVETFSIGREPLTFKVAKNPFSSSIDEYLASLNERKGDNPLAVPLDQIKLVGVLDASVGKIGVVNVSNQIFFVKIGDKMGNADGEIIEITQNAILVRETRKDIFGEYHTSVKELRLKKEEES
- the pilO gene encoding type 4a pilus biogenesis protein PilO, yielding MRDLPIGFRLAIYAAILFFIILIYYFIFYSPKADRILEKQKRYEQLYNQIINIIPSTTIDKYNASIKELKLAKNLVGKLNKYLYEEMGEPNILYDELLNLASRNNVKIDVFETKNKGLEKVNDFTSKFVFDLILYGDFDSIVKFFYGLNSLKNIVHSESFLINTSTRKEAVNPTLQVKGSFSAYKYNLEKLK
- a CDS encoding PilN domain-containing protein, coding for MIKIDLLEKKPLVDRLKEYIDVFVVELLIFSIVLVGVFWSMYLINRNLSYQDEIITKEMDILSTFLRPLERRYAQIKKNKKDIDDVINKVNSVLESKKLVSLYYRFMIEIEKSIPDDCWVKSFRFDNTKNNIVIEVNALRSTSVNLFVRNLSATDLFSRIQLTEVASDTEKSYEISTFKLFVQINRDSIES